The Cryptococcus neoformans var. grubii H99 chromosome 8, complete sequence DNA window GAGCTGCGGCTTGACCAGTCTTGGCAAAGTCGACACTGGGAGGTGTTAGCAAGTTTAGTCGAATAGCTGAAAGCGATGGAAACTTACGCGGTCTATGACAAGAAAAAAGCACGACGGTTAGCTCATTGCATACAAGAACATTTAAACAACGTACAGAGTGAATCTCTGACAAATGCAAACACCTGGGGTCAAAAGGTGTATACATGTCTGAAAGTGCCAAATGACAGTTGTCGACTTGTCCAAGGACGTCGTTCTGTATGGTTGTCAGTCTTTTAGTGCAATTTATCCAGGAAATGACGCCTCATACAAGGACGTATTGGACGAAGTTCTGCAAGAAAGTAATCAACAATCGGCTATACTGCCAGGTTTGAATATCGCTGCGTACGTACTTCATTCAAATGCTTTTGAGTGACGTGTTTCACACTGATGGGATCAGGAGCTTCGTAGTCCATAGGATCGTAGACTTTGAGAGATTGGACAAATCGCTGGTCCCAAATAAGGGTATAATCTGAGAACACGCAGAAATCAGTGGTTGAGATCGATAAAACGGCATCAATTAGCGTACCATCACCATCTAaatcaccaccaccaagcCTAAAAATACCATTGTCAGGCACTCACAGGGATCCTGTAATAATGTACTTACATGCTAGGCATGTCTCGCATGCCCTGCGTGCTAAAGACGATGACGTTCTTGAGGTGTCGCAACTCAGGACGATCGACAGCCCACGCTCGACGGACATCACCTACGTTGAGATTAGCGATACTTCCAGGAACCTGCTAAGAACAAAGCGTACCAGGGTGCACTGAAACCAGGAAACAAATCAACACTGTGTCTCTGTTCTACAAAACGCAGAATACTCACAGGCGGGAGCTCGACAGACAAGAACTTCGTTGACTACAACCTTGGGAGGCGAGTCATCATTCTCCTGGAATTGACAGAACACTTCGCCCTCCTTCAGCGTCCCAGTTTCATCAGCAATGCCTACGAGACAGCTTCCATTAGTGATCAAACGCCTTACAACGTCAGCTGAGGTACATACCGATCAAGTATACTCCGTCCGAAAGCTTGACCCGTGCTCGCCATTTCAGATCTTGCAAAGCTCGACATTCAATGATGGCAGCAACGTCTAGAAGCAAGGGATTTTCGTTGAAGCCAGATCTGATGAGTTGCGCCAAAGGGAACTATAGAATTCAAGGTCAGTCTTTGCTCAAAGCCTAATGGAACGGAGAGAGTAGTGTAACGACTCACGTCGTTACAGAGCGCAATCAATTGTTGATCATTCTCCGTTACTGCGTTATTCCACACTCGATCCTTAAAGCCCTTAATGTCGGCAATAGCATCTTCAAAGATCCCAATGATGAGTTCATGGGGTACACCGTTGGCGCACATGATATTGATAAATTGTCGGTTCAAAAAGGCGGCTTGATACTTGGCAATCTGAGAGTGCACATACGTCAACAGCGATATAtcgacaaggaaaagaatgaaaggAGGATGTATTTACTCTGATGACGTTTAGGTCCGCAAGATCACTTCTGAATTTGATCATGGAAGGGCGAAGACGAATCTCATATTCACTGACCAGCTGAGACCAATCAGACAGTACACCCTTGGCACCACTTGAGACCATGTCGTCAGTAAGGAAACGTGTGAATTAAAAATGGAAAAACGGCTTACCCCAAACGGAACTGGATAGCAGAAGGTTGAGCGTTGATCCCGACCTTTTCATTCAACGCCAGTGCAGCCTGGTTCAAAACCTCTCGACCAGCAATACCGCATCCATCTGTGAAACATCGCCCGTTTCTTTCGATATCCGGAAGCTCCTCGCCGATGTTGATCTTCATGTTGACAATTCGACTGGTGCTAAAGGGCTAGTCCATGTAGATTAGCCATTGACCGTGATTCATGATTTGCACAAGTGGAAGCTTACCAGACCCATTCGCGCAGCGTGCTTTGCGACGACAGTTTCATGTACCGTACCCATCCAGTTTCGCAGCTCAAGGCCGTCAATGACCTTATTATTGATGAACCACATAGCATGCTCCCTATAAATATTAGTCATGTTTGGGACAGAATATCTACTCACTTTTGCTgggaagcggaagaagcgACGGGATAGAAAGTCTCTCCTCCAATGACCAAACCGAACTGTAAAGCTCGACGAACGCGAGCCATGATACCCACTGCAGGATTGATGCTATCTACAAGCTTCATGTAATCAGCGATCTGCACGAAGCGTCAGTCAGCTCAAAGCGAGAGGAGATAGAACAGGAAAGAATACACACGAAAAGTctatcctcctcgtctGTGAATTGTACTCGAATGATACCGTCAAGCTTGTCATGGTAACGTCGGGTGACACTATTGGAGGGTTCGTACTGTGGTGGACCTATAAGAAGACGAGTTGGGGTAACTAATACCGTCCGGATAAGGACGAGATGGGGTTGGATGTATGGGGGCCTTCTACGAAGGAAAGCGGCCAACTCTATACGCCCGTAATGTCAGAATGCAAATACTCAAGAGCAAAATAGCCCAACTTTTACTTACTGGGAATTAGATGCTTGATATCGCGGATTCTTTGCTGACTGAACAAGGCTTCCAAGATACGATCGTGGAAAGCAGTCGAAGACGAAACCTTTCGAAGCATGGCGATCAACTCTGCTGTATCACCTGGAGCCATAATACCATGACCAATGAGGCCTTCCAGCAATGTTCTAGTGGAGAAGGGAATCGCAGACAGATCGGGAGGGGCGTATACTCGCTTGAAGTCTTCGCCAGTCAACACACGAACCGTCCATCGAGCACGCTCGCTGGTAAGAGACATGAGATCCATTTCTGGATCCGCTTGTGCGAGGGCTCGGATCTTGTGTGCACATGCTAAGAGTTTGTCATACTGTCTTGTTCCCATTCTAAAAACCCATCTATAAGTGTTCCAGAATGTTGGCTATTGGAAACTGGTGAGTACTCGGTCGTTATAAGTGAGAAACTGACTCACGTAAGCGCATGGGCCCTCGGGAATGGCTGGAATAGCATTGGCATCTCGCTCGTTCTGTGGTATTCGTTAGTGGTAAACACGATGGATGAATTGAGTTTACCTACAACACCAGAAACCGCAAAGTCCAAAGCTGTCGCCCGCCTTCGGTCGATCAAATACTTGGTACCAGCCATATAGTCCGGCGCCTTGTCTCCAGGATCGAAAGGAGCATAAAACTTTGGCGGTCGGCGACAGCTGACAGTGACAGTGACTTCAAGAGCGTCTTTCTGTGTTAACCCATCGGGGAGAGGTCGCTTGGTGATATGAATACCTTGATGGTTGATATCGTCAAAAGACAGTTCTGCGTAGAGAGGATTCAGAGCTGGTGGGAGAATTTTCGGGTCCAACTTCATTTCGGCTTTGATAACGAGGACTTCGCGCTTGAGATCGAAAGCCAGGATGGACCGACCGTGGCTTCTTTCGTCATAGCCTTTGATACAAGCCGCTCCGAATACCTAGGTATGTCAGAAACGTCCTTATCGCAGAACAGCTGAACGCTCACCTGTGTGAACTGTCGACCTTTCAGACTTCCCATCGCAATTGCATCAGGCCAGAACTGGAACCTGTCGACATCACTTGTCTCGGTCCGTTCTGGGCCTTTTCCGGGACGAGGCATGCTTCGCTGGCCATAGTCGGCCATAAGGCGTTTTATGAATTGCGGGTCTGAGAATTTGGGAGGATATGCGTGGATACCATACTTTGTGGAAGTCATCTTGACGGGAATTTCAGCTGGAGATATATGGGCCACTAAAGGTTATGCTTTCACCTATAATTCATAAAGGCTTAAGAAAGAGCAAAAAGCTATAGAAAGGAGCTGAAAAGGGGCGTGCTCACAGTTGGTGGTCTACTAGAAGAAGTCGATGAATGGCCACAGTTGCGGATATGTTTTACGTGAGTTTCCCGGCTTGATGATATTGATATGGCTGGAGAAATACTTTGACTAATTCTTGCTGCTGACGGGAGTGTGTTGGTACGTTCGCAGAATACCAAGTGATTCCCAAATTAATCGATATCTCTGTTGCCGCAGTGTGTTGTAAGGAATGTGCGAATGATGGAGGTTGGCGTGGGGGACGAGAATAAAGAAGCCCGGAGAAGGAGTAGGAAGGTGAGAGGGGCgagcgatgaagatgcgGCTGACCAGCACAGGATCGAACGATCATCCCCCAGACAACAAAATAGTCGAACAAAGAAGACTTCCGACAACGGCGATCGCCGCTAGATAAAAGACGAAGCAGCAGCCAGAGTACTCGATGTCCGGTCGGGGACGGACGTCGGCTTGATTAATACTATGAGCCACTCACTTGCTTCGATCCCTTCTTGCCAGATAATGTACATCTATACTCGCCTTTACTTCATCACCCTCTTACATGCCTGAAAATCAGTCAGAATGACCCTGGCAACCACACCTTCTACAGCGTCACCCATAATGACTCATCCCGACATCCTCCCTGTCATCCTCTCATTTGCCGACAGGCAAACCTTGTCTCGTTGTATGCAAGCCACCTGGAAGCTCTTCAACTTGGCCTCTCCTTATCTATACTCAAACATACGACTAATCCCAAACGAGGCTGATGCTTTCCTCCACGGGGCGAGCTTCGGGCCGATAATCCTGGAAGACGGTTCAGAACGTGATCTGAAGCGTGAGCTTCTGGCTATGGTCAAGGTCCTCAACATTGAGAGGCATCAGGGATGCAACGGCTTTCTAGCGACCGCATGCTCTCGGTGGAGGGGACTAGGGATAGAGTTTCCTTCACTCAACGTCCTAAGAGTATGGGTGGGTCCCAACATGTTCGAAGGCGGCTGGTTCAACTGTCCATGGATACCCAACATGTCGCCCCAAAAACTCGTCATGCGAAATGTCACCGCCATCTCTGCTGGCAGCTCATATACCTTCGCCCCCCAAGGCTTGTTATGCAAAGTACAAAAGGTTGTAGTGGTAGTACCCAAGCTCCGGAATCTATCAGACATCAACCGGGATGCTCTTAATTCCCGTAGGCGTATTTCAGAGTCTCCGATCCAACCTGGAACAGAGACCGTCATTGTCTTCTGGACGGAAGGTCCAGATTCAGGTTGGTGGCCTGAGGCACCTCTTGCGGATTACGACAATATCGTCGACCAGATAGTCCTATGTTCTCTTGCCGAAGCAGATAAGCTGACAATCTGCAATGCTGGGTCAATGTACCCTGTAGTATCTGGAAATGGAGCTTGTCTTACCTATTCTAGCTAccaggaaagagaagaggaggtggcAGCGGCTGTGAAGCGCAAGGTTGAGCAAATTTCGCGGAGGCGAGGAGAACTGGCTAGACTGGGCAAGCGACTGGAAAGCCTAAGATTCATGTCGTTTGGAGAGTActtggaaaaagaggagtGGAAAGGGGAGTTTGATTCGGAGGAGGTGGCTCCATGGGTATTATCGTAAAACACAACACTGTGAGGCTGTAGATCTCCAAAAGTGTATGAAAACAACACACACTAAACCTGTCGAATTTGTACGAAATGCCCTTTTTTATCAATGTCCAACATCATCCCTGGCATATCACAGCCACCGGCCGGGCTAGTCA harbors:
- a CDS encoding RNA-dependent RNA polymerase 1, whose translation is MTSTKYGIHAYPPKFSDPQFIKRLMADYGQRSMPRPGKGPERTETSDVDRFQFWPDAIAMGSLKGRQFTQVFGAACIKGYDERSHGRSILAFDLKREVLVIKAEMKLDPKILPPALNPLYAELSFDDINHQGIHITKRPLPDGLTQKDALEVTVTVSCRRPPKFYAPFDPGDKAPDYMAGTKYLIDRRRATALDFAVSGVNERDANAIPAIPEGPCAYPTFWNTYRWVFRMGTRQYDKLLACAHKIRALAQADPEMDLMSLTSERARWTVRVLTGEDFKRVYAPPDLSAIPFSTRTLLEGLIGHGIMAPGDTAELIAMLRKVSSSTAFHDRILEALFSQQRIRDIKHLIPKLAAFLRRRPPYIQPHLVLIRTVLVTPTRLLIGPPQYEPSNSVTRRYHDKLDGIIRVQFTDEEDRLFIADYMKLVDSINPAVGIMARVRRALQFGLVIGGETFYPVASSASQQKEHAMWFINNKVIDGLELRNWMGTVHETVVAKHAARMGLPFSTSRIVNMKINIGEELPDIERNGRCFTDGCGIAGREVLNQAALALNEKVGINAQPSAIQFRLGGAKGVLSDWSQLVSEYEIRLRPSMIKFRSDLADLNVIRIAKYQAAFLNRQFINIMCANGVPHELIIGIFEDAIADIKGFKDRVWNNAVTENDQQLIALCNDFPLAQLIRSGFNENPLLLDVAAIIECRALQDLKWRARVKLSDGVYLIGIADETGTLKEGEVFCQFQENDDSPPKVVVNEVLVCRAPALHPGDVRRAWAVDRPELRHLKNVIVFSTQGMRDMPSMLGGGDLDGDDYTLIWDQRFVQSLKVYDPMDYEAPDPISVKHVTQKHLNENFVQYVLNDVLGQVDNCHLALSDMYTPFDPRCLHLSEIHSTAVDFAKTGQAAALDPSLRPKEWPDFMDKDDVKVVYESKGILGKIFRIVQADAHFSPSDLEQMGYPTDPRITRFPLHESLLDRLKPLKASYERDLQYDMRRYRVYEPEIPSGIAIRNKRRKRVRDQNLNEPLREAYNILVNNVRETAQKIVNDFEFKTTLTPMQVVARHCYALTYEEVHVRQWEQALAEGKFGEKPEDDEDSERLRPKPLISFAWCFCQELVQIVSQIASTPVIPIAAADSE